A region from the Verrucomicrobiia bacterium genome encodes:
- the miaB gene encoding tRNA (N6-isopentenyl adenosine(37)-C2)-methylthiotransferase MiaB produces MPRVFIKTYGCQMNERDSEAVLAQLAARGYELAGSESEADVVLLNTCSVRDLAEQKALGKMQALVGAARRHRPETILGYLGCMAQSRGASLTEQGREVRLVLGTQKLHHAADHLDALRSGRVERVVDTGEEPGSEGQIREHLRFAGEGPSGVKAFVSIMQGCNQHCTFCIVPFTRGRERSRPIGEITAECERLAGLGVQEVTLLGQIVTSYGRRMIPVRGGHSPFVQLLEAVHSIRGIRRIRFTSPHPKGYGRDLIEAYGRLPKLCSHAHLPLQSGSDGILKAMHRGYTRARFLEIVSRLREVRPGIGISTDIIVGFPGETEDDFEATLDAVREAMFDQAYLFKYSPRRDTPATSLPNPVPEAVIEERHRRLLELVNAIGARRYEALLGGTVEVLVEGPSHRNTARLEGRTGCNKIVVLEGSARHVGQLLDVRVTRVGSFTLYAEPVLAGLDGD; encoded by the coding sequence ATGCCGAGAGTTTTCATCAAGACCTACGGTTGCCAGATGAACGAGCGCGACAGCGAGGCGGTCCTCGCGCAACTCGCGGCCCGGGGGTATGAGCTGGCCGGCTCCGAGAGCGAGGCGGATGTGGTGTTGTTGAACACCTGCAGCGTTCGTGATCTGGCCGAGCAAAAGGCTCTTGGAAAGATGCAGGCTCTGGTTGGGGCAGCGCGGCGGCATCGTCCGGAGACGATCCTAGGGTATCTAGGATGCATGGCGCAGAGCCGCGGTGCCTCCCTGACGGAACAGGGCCGGGAGGTACGCCTCGTGCTCGGGACCCAGAAGCTGCATCACGCAGCCGACCACCTGGACGCCCTGCGCTCTGGCCGGGTCGAGCGCGTGGTGGACACCGGAGAGGAGCCGGGCAGCGAAGGCCAGATTCGCGAGCATCTGCGTTTTGCCGGGGAGGGTCCGAGCGGAGTCAAGGCGTTTGTCAGCATCATGCAGGGATGCAACCAACACTGCACCTTCTGCATCGTGCCTTTCACCCGGGGCAGGGAGCGGAGCCGTCCGATTGGCGAGATCACGGCCGAGTGCGAGCGACTGGCCGGGCTGGGCGTGCAGGAGGTGACGCTTCTGGGTCAGATCGTCACCAGCTATGGGCGGCGGATGATTCCGGTAAGGGGCGGGCACAGCCCTTTTGTTCAGTTGCTGGAGGCGGTCCACTCGATCCGGGGGATTCGCCGGATTCGATTCACGTCGCCTCATCCGAAGGGGTATGGCAGGGATCTGATCGAGGCTTACGGGCGTCTGCCGAAGCTCTGTTCCCACGCCCATCTGCCCTTGCAGAGCGGGAGCGACGGCATCCTGAAGGCGATGCACCGGGGTTACACCCGGGCGCGGTTTCTGGAGATCGTGTCACGGCTGCGGGAAGTGCGACCCGGCATAGGGATCAGCACGGACATCATCGTGGGATTTCCCGGGGAGACGGAGGACGATTTCGAAGCGACGCTGGACGCGGTTCGTGAGGCGATGTTCGACCAGGCGTACCTCTTCAAGTACTCGCCGCGGCGGGACACGCCTGCAACGAGTCTGCCGAATCCGGTTCCGGAGGCGGTGATCGAGGAACGTCACCGGAGACTCCTGGAGCTGGTGAACGCCATTGGCGCCCGCCGCTACGAGGCATTGCTAGGGGGGACGGTGGAAGTGCTGGTCGAGGGTCCGAGCCACCGTAACACCGCCCGCCTCGAAGGTCGGACCGGGTGCAACAAGATTGTCGTGCTGGAGGGATCTGCGAGGCACGTGGGCCAACTGCTCGACGTGCGTGTGACCCGTGTCGGGTCGTTCACTCTGTACGCGGAGCCTGTCCTGGCGGGTCTCGACGGGGACTGA
- a CDS encoding YlbF family regulator yields the protein MKNLHPNVRTKLEELCQSILEQPDFEQWRLRVDQFLVNDEARAQYVAVSERGEHLHHKQTQGLELPPDEIAQFEAERERLLANPVARGFLDAQEALQEVRDGINQFVGKTLELGRLPDGEELSGGGCGQGCGCHGS from the coding sequence ATGAAAAACCTGCATCCCAACGTCCGCACCAAACTCGAAGAGCTTTGCCAATCCATCCTGGAACAACCCGACTTCGAACAGTGGCGCCTGCGCGTGGACCAGTTCCTCGTCAACGACGAGGCCCGCGCGCAGTACGTCGCGGTCAGCGAACGCGGAGAACACCTCCACCACAAACAAACGCAAGGCCTGGAATTGCCCCCCGATGAAATTGCCCAGTTCGAAGCCGAACGGGAACGCCTCCTGGCCAACCCGGTCGCCCGGGGCTTTCTCGACGCCCAGGAAGCCCTCCAGGAGGTGCGGGATGGTATTAACCAGTTCGTGGGCAAGACCTTGGAACTCGGACGACTCCCCGACGGCGAAGAACTCTCCGGCGGAGGATGCGGACAGGGATGTGGATGTCACGGCTCCTGA
- a CDS encoding aminoglycoside phosphotransferase family protein translates to MRLGIDFDNTIVCYDELFRKLAVEDGSIAGASLTTKTAIRDSLRSAGREAVWTRMQGVAYGPRLGEAKPFPGVLGFIRLCIRAGWHVFIISHKTRFPYLGERHDLHAAAWAWIERVGLLGGAPDGLSAADVFFEGTKEAKLERIRSCECDFFVDDLPEFLGDPRFPEGVQRILFDPSGEHGADMRFCRMRNWVEADELVGLTRNGPGREGIWGDGRDRFLVPLLKSAGIDRNARWEVLTGGANNRVWRIEGPRSSWALKEYFSRSVGGRDRFESERAFYEWLRVRGIGNAPVPVGWDEENRLGLFEWVEGRRVAVEDVGEDLVRMAIRFVADVNRGRGEGGTGEIPHAAEACFRICEHVACIEDRVRRLERLEDGSELYCEAGAWIRETVRPAWEQTLNVLRENAGGEWDRSLTDWERCLSPSDFGFHNALLRADGRATFFDFEYAGWDDPAKLAVDFLWQPRVRVPRVHWNLWIRGLDEALGWKGALRRRAGWLWPAYRVKWCCIVMNEFLRSGRERRVFSTGGEGWEDRLRGQLEKARVLMAGWRGDDGLGAESEGG, encoded by the coding sequence ATGCGTCTCGGAATCGATTTCGACAATACCATCGTTTGCTACGACGAGCTTTTCCGGAAGCTCGCCGTGGAGGACGGGTCGATCGCAGGGGCGTCATTGACCACCAAGACGGCAATTCGCGATTCCCTCCGGAGTGCCGGCCGCGAGGCGGTTTGGACCCGGATGCAGGGTGTTGCGTACGGGCCCCGCCTGGGTGAGGCGAAGCCCTTTCCCGGGGTGCTGGGTTTCATCCGGCTCTGTATCAGGGCGGGGTGGCATGTTTTCATCATTAGCCACAAGACCCGGTTTCCTTATCTGGGGGAGCGGCATGACCTCCATGCCGCGGCGTGGGCTTGGATCGAGCGGGTCGGTCTACTGGGTGGGGCGCCGGATGGGCTGTCGGCGGCGGATGTATTCTTCGAGGGCACGAAGGAAGCGAAGTTGGAACGGATTCGATCGTGCGAATGCGACTTCTTCGTGGATGATCTTCCCGAGTTTCTGGGCGATCCGCGATTTCCGGAGGGTGTGCAGCGAATTCTCTTCGATCCGTCCGGGGAGCATGGGGCTGACATGCGGTTCTGCCGGATGAGGAACTGGGTGGAAGCGGATGAACTGGTGGGACTGACCCGGAATGGCCCGGGGCGGGAAGGGATTTGGGGCGACGGACGGGATCGGTTCCTGGTACCGCTCTTGAAGAGTGCGGGGATCGACCGGAACGCGCGATGGGAGGTTCTTACAGGCGGGGCGAATAATCGCGTGTGGCGAATAGAGGGTCCCCGGTCTAGCTGGGCTTTGAAGGAGTACTTCAGTCGGTCGGTTGGAGGGCGGGATCGGTTTGAATCCGAGCGGGCGTTCTACGAGTGGCTGCGTGTTCGTGGTATTGGGAATGCGCCGGTTCCCGTGGGTTGGGACGAGGAGAACCGGCTTGGCTTGTTCGAATGGGTGGAAGGGCGGCGGGTGGCTGTCGAGGATGTGGGTGAGGACCTGGTTCGTATGGCGATCCGGTTTGTCGCCGACGTCAACCGGGGGCGCGGGGAAGGGGGTACGGGGGAGATTCCCCATGCGGCGGAGGCCTGTTTTCGGATCTGCGAGCACGTCGCATGCATCGAGGACCGTGTACGGCGTTTGGAGAGGTTGGAGGATGGATCGGAATTGTATTGCGAGGCTGGGGCCTGGATCCGGGAGACGGTTCGCCCGGCGTGGGAGCAAACGTTGAATGTGCTGAGGGAGAATGCGGGAGGGGAGTGGGACCGGAGCTTGACGGACTGGGAGCGGTGCCTTTCGCCGTCGGATTTTGGCTTCCACAATGCGCTTCTTCGGGCGGATGGGCGGGCAACGTTCTTCGATTTCGAGTACGCGGGCTGGGATGATCCCGCCAAACTGGCGGTGGACTTCCTGTGGCAGCCCCGAGTCCGGGTGCCGCGGGTTCACTGGAACCTATGGATCCGGGGGCTTGACGAGGCGCTGGGGTGGAAAGGGGCTCTCCGGCGCCGGGCGGGATGGTTGTGGCCTGCCTACCGGGTCAAGTGGTGTTGCATCGTTATGAACGAGTTTCTTCGGAGCGGGCGCGAGCGAAGGGTGTTTTCGACAGGCGGGGAAGGTTGGGAAGATCGCCTCAGGGGGCAATTGGAGAAGGCCCGGGTGTTGATGGCGGGTTGGAGGGGCGATGACGGTTTGGGAGCGGAATCGGAAGGCGGGTGA
- a CDS encoding type II secretion system protein, which produces MSSSTPAYRTAMGRADSPGFTLIELLVVIAIIAILASMLLPALAKAKSKAQGIKCLSNLKQLQLAHIMYPDDNNDRLTAPGNSRDEPGAWVWGWLDFAPSNRDNTNKQDLIDPQRARFAPYVPSAEVYKCPADMSAVTIGGQRVPRVRSMGMSQAMGGPGGWLMPPSMNDNQTRYKTYLKSSDMAVPGPSQLYVLLDEHPDSINAGGFANMMVENPAQARIIDFPASYHNGAAGITFADGRAEIKKWTDSRTKPPVRYNNQLQLNVASANNRDVVWLADRTTILRQ; this is translated from the coding sequence ATGTCCTCCTCCACCCCGGCGTACCGTACTGCGATGGGCCGTGCCGACTCTCCCGGCTTCACCCTGATCGAACTTCTGGTCGTCATTGCCATCATCGCCATTCTGGCAAGCATGCTCCTCCCGGCCCTCGCCAAGGCAAAATCGAAGGCCCAGGGCATCAAATGCCTCAGCAATCTCAAGCAGTTGCAGCTGGCCCACATCATGTACCCGGACGACAACAACGACCGCCTGACAGCGCCCGGCAACAGCCGCGACGAACCCGGCGCCTGGGTCTGGGGCTGGCTCGACTTCGCTCCCTCCAACCGGGACAACACCAACAAGCAGGACCTCATCGATCCGCAGCGGGCCAGGTTCGCACCCTACGTCCCCTCCGCCGAGGTGTACAAATGCCCCGCCGACATGAGCGCGGTGACCATCGGCGGACAGCGGGTCCCCCGTGTTCGCAGCATGGGCATGAGCCAGGCCATGGGCGGACCGGGCGGCTGGCTCATGCCCCCCAGCATGAACGACAATCAGACCCGGTATAAGACCTACCTGAAGTCCTCCGATATGGCCGTTCCGGGTCCTTCCCAACTCTACGTCCTGCTCGATGAGCATCCGGACAGCATCAATGCCGGAGGCTTCGCCAACATGATGGTCGAAAACCCGGCGCAGGCGCGAATCATCGATTTCCCCGCCAGCTACCACAACGGCGCCGCCGGAATCACCTTCGCCGACGGCCGCGCCGAAATCAAAAAATGGACGGATTCCCGCACCAAACCGCCGGTCCGCTACAACAATCAGCTCCAACTCAACGTCGCCTCGGCGAACAATCGCGACGTGGTCTGGCTGGCGGACCGCACCACCATCCTTCGTCAGTAA